The following proteins are co-located in the Podarcis raffonei isolate rPodRaf1 chromosome 5, rPodRaf1.pri, whole genome shotgun sequence genome:
- the LOC128414549 gene encoding vesicle-associated membrane protein 2-like, translated as MSAAAPSQGAGGAPSPGAAGAPLQTNVTSNRRLQQTQAQVNEVVDIMRVNVDKVLERDQKLSELDNRADALQAGASQFETSAAKLKRKNWWKNCKMMIILGIVCAVILIIIIIYFCS; from the exons GTCAGCAGCAGCTCCTTCCCAAGGTGCAGGAGGAGCCCCCAGTCCAGGTGCAGCAGGGGCTCCACTCCAGACCAACGTGACCAGCAATCGTAGGCTGCAGCAAACACAGGCTCAAGTGAATGAG GTGGTGGATATAATGCGAGTCAATGTGGACAAAGTACTAGAAAGAGACCAGAAGCTTTCGGAGTTGGATAACCGGGCGGACGccttgcaagctggtgcctcccagTTTGAAACTAGTGCAGCTAAACTGAAGAGGAAAAACTGGTGGAAAAACTGCAAG aTGATGATCATCCTGGGTATCGTATGTGCAGTCATTCTCATCATAATTATAA tcTATTTCTGCAGCTGA